The DNA region ttaatttcttttatcTGATCATTAGTCAAATCTTTCCACCACATCACTAAACCTGGTGGGTGATCCATAACCATATCAAATTGCACATCAAGAGACATCTGCAAAACATAACACTGTTAGTTCCCCGCCCCCAGGAACAACAATTTATTTCACACTTAGCACAATAATGCTTCCAGATAGCAAATAGTGGGATGCGGTGTCTTCAGGTTTTTACACTATTTGAATACGGTAGGGTGTCTTTCCTGTCCGATTCAGGTaagtctgagatacccaaactGGTCTATGGTCAATATGCGCTATATCAGTGAGGATTTGGCTTCGCTCTCGCTAATTATTCTAGAGTGGTTTTCAAACGAAAGACATAGGTTACCCAAGGGATAAAGTGAGGGTGGGCTCTCTAAGGCCGTGGGATGACCACATACCCACTCGACcttagagacctccaaagaatatattaaaggttttttagtgaaggtatgaCCGCAGTTCATCCCAAGTCGTCAtcctttaaaaaatataaaataaatgccaggagtggcggagtatgcatgcatgaatgacagttatattttgcgaaaatttaaacacataaacaatttatatcacttaaataatttatatcatacaaacacacaaataattggaacccttatggttagaaccttaaaagtcgccagcagagtcgccatctgtagcGAGCGTTGGAATTCTAAAGTTTTAACGACTCGCACATGCCTTATAAAAGGAGGGAGGTGTCCCGGGAAAGTAcagttgtcaatcgtaccgggaaagTCGAAAAATCCCCACCAACTACTTAATGGTGCTCTAAAGGAtacattttagagtcgccacctaattttaaaggatacattttagagtcgccacctaatttttaggaaattaagaaaaccgattcgaaaagggttcatttaaaactattatttaaaagaaatctaatctaccaaagtctgggtaagggttctggtgatcccccggggaaggtgttaggcaccccggtattaaggatccgctcaattacgatttacctacgggttctaatagtgtgccttatgattataattttttttttttagataaaaaTTGCTTAAATCTAGATTTCCGCAATAAGATTAGTCATCATTCATGCAAAAATAcgcttttcaagaaatcaacgaAGTATAATTTTGCCCAAAGTTGGGCGtagggtgtcggactagaacacttaggctaatacccgaaggctcttagcctaagtaggactctacgtaagtccacccaaaaaggTTTCTTGAAAAAAGCGTTTTAAGTAttgaaattgttttttttttttttaaaaaaaaagatagtttataggcatattatatataaaccgTAATTTATTTAACTAAATTATCCAATTTTTATACCAGTTTTAGGCCCATTTTTAACATTTTTCTATACAAGTATTTATCAAATTTTACAAGTTCTATAAGTTACAAATCAGTCTAGAAGTCTCAAATCTGCTCTCAACGGTCAAGTCCACAAGGTCTTTAAAATGCAATTTTAGTCCTCAATATTTTAGAAATCGATCAGATTCAGTCCCTTATCGTCCAAACAGTCCCGCTTTAGTCTTTTACTAATTTTAGCGTCAATTAATTTGTGAAAGAAGTTTTAGCGACTCAAATACACAGTTTTAAACATAAGGGTCCCAACTAGAATTTTAAAACTCAGATAATCACAATTTAAGTGGCCTAAATGTAAAGTTGAGGGACTTGGGTCGACCAAGCCCAAGAGAGAAAGTAAAAAATGCAATTTCGGGTCCTTAATCCAACGAATGCTCTAATTTGCGCTTAGTATTTGTTTGACTCGATCTAGTGGTGTTAGTGGGCCTCGTGGAAGCCCACCAACGGATTTTTGGGGTAGAAATACAAATGGGTATACATACATTAATAGATATTAGATATTCAAtgattaatattaaaatgctaaaAATCAAAATCCTAATTACTATTGCAAGTCCAAAAAACATTATCACATTTGAGCCAGGcccaataataaaataaatcagAGACGAGAAAGTGCAAACCGGTGGCCATTATTGGCCCAATTCTCAGAAAAAAATTGGACTAAGCGTGCGACTGAAGACCAGGCCCAATCCAAGGCCCAACGGCGATTTTATCAAAATAATCCTAAGTGTGCCGATGagaatatacatgatatacaggCCAATATGCAACCCCTGTTACCCCATTTTTTAAAGTATTGAACTGCAACAGTGATACACATGATATACCGCTTGGTATACCTGGATATGAAGGGAAAAGCCTCACAGCAAGGGGCATACCCTTCCATATCCAGGCTAATCTAAAGGACTTAATGCACATAAATCACATATAGGACACCTCGAGATAAAATTCAAGCAAATAGTCAACACTAATAGAGACTCAAGGCATAATATCACACCATGACAAGGTACAGCGGATTACAAATCCTACCAAGGACTTAGAGAAGCAAGACAGTGTAGcataggcaaccaaggttcacaAGTCAAGGGGGGTAACATAGACAATGTAAGACCATAGAAAGGCAGTTTTAAGGAATAGGTTAAACAACAATAGGGATAACACATGAGACCTCTAAGCAAGCATAATATTAGACTCAACATCAAACACCTTCACACACCTATCATGAACTAAATGATCTTAAGTGCAGTTCAAAAAATCAGTGATGCTAAGTGTCCATGTTAGTTCTTTAAAACCATTTTTCTCAAGGTTTTAGTGTCAAGCAGTTCTAAACAGTTGATTAACCTCAGAGGTTCTGTTTTGGTGCAAAGTTTTAGTTGTTTTTAGAGTAAATCACTTATGTCAGCTTAAGGTGAAGAAACAAATAAGTTTAGATAGACTTAGAGAGTATTTTTATGACTTAAAGGACAGATATTGGTAGGCTAAACTAGGCATGGGTAGACACTAACACATAGATAAGAGGGGGATCAAGTGGTAGAATAAAGTAGAGACAAGGCCTAAGCTTTCAGGATGCCAAAAATTGGAATGAATGTCTTGTAGTTGACTCATAGAACATGTAAAGTATTTAGATGGCCTAGATATATAATTGCAAACTAACAAAGATATCACAGAACTCAAATGTATTGTCATGGCATGCAGTTTGGCAGTCCAGTGGCATAGAAACACCCTCCATTGTTAAAGTTTTAGTTCAGATGAATGTTCTGGTGTCAAACAGGATTCAATGAACAACAAGCAGGTTTAAGGACATAAAGATCACCTATATAAGGCAGCTAACACACAGGGGTGCTTAGTATAGCAAACACTTAGCCATGATAAGTCTTAACAAGACTCAGAGTGTAGTAGACAACAGGGTGAATCGAAGTTAATTGCTAAGCCCATTTTAGTTTTGTGAGTCAGTCAACAACAGTTTCAAGTGAGTCATTTTCAAGTTGTCCCTTTTCTTAAATAAGTTACAGAGGTCAAAAAGTGATACAAACTTAACTAAATAGAAGCCATTTTATTCAAACACATTCAGCATTTTCAAACAAGAGTccatttattcattttttttaagctatTTGAAGCCAACAAGTAACAACTAAGTATGAGACAGACATAACAAATGCACATAATGTCAAATGATCATGATACATTCTCAGAATTATCATATAAAATGACATATTCTGAGAgtttcaagttttaaaaatgaGTTAAGACATTAATTAAGGCACAAAAGTTGACAAGCTCATATAATTAGACTCAGATTAGTAAAAACTAAGCTAAGCAATTTTCATTTTAGCTATATCCTGCAGAGACAATAACATAGAGGCATTGTTTCAGGATTCATTTTTTAGACTTCAGATGATTACAACAGGCAAGGAAGGAGTTCAAGCTATAAGTGTTCATTTTACAAAAAGGAATTCAAGCACAGAAAAGGTGATCATCAACTATTTAGCTAGGTAACAACATATAGTTTATAGAAACAAGATAGGTTTCACAACCATCATAGCATTAGCCCTCCCCAACACCAATTTCCAGAAAGAAAAAGGCTAAGGTAACACAAGTAGTGCCTTTAACCTATAAGACAACTAGCAAGTCGatttttaaacattttaaacaaaacaatatgcttgttttaacaaaaaaaaaagttcagaaATGTGGTTCTTTAGTAATTTTTTGGAGTTGAAAGGATCCAAACAAGAGGTTTCCCACATGATTTAGGCAAGATAGTAATCTTAAAGATATAAACATCACATTGTAAGCATTCCAGAATCATAGAGTCAACTACAAGGTGGGCTTCAACTCATTTTAAAACCTTTAAGCTAGCGAGGGTCTCATCTTACACTTTCTAGAGATCACACATGCCAATTTTAGCTTAGTCTTAGACTTGACCAACAACGTAGCACTTATGAGCCAGCTTTAAAGTAAGACAGACACACAAGCCAACATATTAGGTAGAAACAACTTCAAATGGAGACTGCAGGCCACAAAGAATCCACAACATCAGagtttttaaaacttaaaagcatttTTTAAGTGATTACTGGTTAACACAAGATTCCAGACACACAATCAACCTCAACTTAGGCATGTTTTAGGAAAAAGAAGTTTTTGCACAGAGTTTTAAGGGGTTGAGTCACAACTAGACAGTTTGAACAGGCATAGCACTACATTGCGTGACCATACAACATCAAATACATAGTGAACCAAGTCTTTAAAgcttattctatatttattgtAGTAGTTTTTAAACTTCAGACAACCCTTAGACTAGATCAAACTACTCAAGACAATCTTATAAACCCCCATAAAGTATGAAACCAGAACAAACGTGACATGATACATACTAACTTAGCacattttcacattttttatcACAGAACAAGAACTATTCTACCATTTAGGCTTATATTAGCTCAAATGTGCATAAACAGGATTAAACAAGACATATGGACATCACATATCAATAAAACAGTAAACTTGAATACATATATCAAATAACAGTAAAGCAAGTGAAAATGAAAGAACAAGAAGTTACCTTTTTAGGGGGGGAACCTAAAGATCAAAGAGGGGATTAGAGACAGCTTCAAACACCAAACAACCTCAAAGCCCAAAAACAGACCCTTACCTCAATTTATCTTAATATATTAGAGTAGTATATTGTGTATACAAGTAGTGTCTTGTATTGTATTGTTAAAATCTTAGTATATAGTAGTATATTGGACTGTATATAGTAGTGTTTGTATATAAACTCAGGTGTATGTCTCTGAATTTTTCAAAGGAGAAAGGATCCCCTATTCTAGCAATTAACTTTCTATATATAGCCAGAAAAAAAATGCTAGGGATAGAAAAGGAAAGATTTAGGTCCCTTAACCGAAATTCCCTCCAATTCCCCAAAACCCTATCCTaaacaaattcaaatttttcaaAGGACAAAACCCATTTTCAGCACATTTGTACCAATGGTACTTTTTCCATCCAGATTTTCACATAAATCACAATAATACAGCTAAGAATCTAACTAAGTGTACCcgaaaagaacaaataaaaatcagaaaatattATGATAGCATGCCTTGTCatcaataaaacaaaattaccACCTCATAATGGTTCAGTAGTTCAAAACAAGATAAAATCCCTCAAAATCGTACCCAACCACGAATCCACTTAGGAAGTTTCCCCTTAGGCTCCTTCATTGAGTGTTTATGGTGCACAAGATGGCAAAGGGCTCAAGGCCCTGCCCATGGCAACCATAACACGAAGAAACCTAGAGTAACAAACCCTAACGCGATTTGATTTGGTacgaaaaataaaatttgaacgGAATTGAAACTGGAAATTACGAGAGCTCACAACAAGGAACAAAACTCCTCAAAAATCTGGCCAAAAATAGCCATAAATCGCTGTGGGTTGACAGCCATGGGCGGAACCCTAAAATCGCCTCTCAAAAAGGAAGGAGTGGTCGtgtaaatgaaaataaaagagtgaggggtggaagtttattttaataaactttcaccctttattttttataaactcccccccccccccccccccccccaccaaccGTAGTTTTTAAGAGTTTTAAAATAGTCCCCTTCCCAATTTAGATCAAATAATGACTAAgtaatataaatacatatacaactaaataaaatagttatttaggctaattaaaatttaaaacttgcaaatttaaaatattagcttcgaaacaagcctaatattgatatagttccggagaatattcaagaatataaaatttatgtatataatttatcggtttggtttggttatttattcagttattttttaatagaaccataaccaaactaaatattatcggtttttaaaatttaaaaccaaaccaaaccaaatatcggttttttattcggtttggttttgattttaaccaaaaccgtgaaGTGAAACGCCCTACGtattacaactcgtttgacttccaaacttaacaagagaccattatatgattcaaatacttcatatcatTACCTGCTTAGCATATGAAGCACTCCTAATCTCAtccaaaagtacaagttatcgtaTTTCCAACTTGCCGATCtttgacgaaactcatgcttctttgaTTTATTCACCTTCCAAATCTTCCGCCACTTACTAATCTTATTTATAGACTCTTATaaccatttatattaataagCTCAATCCCTTTTAACCTcaagataatttcttttgaacttaCGTCGACTAACTCATGCTGCGACTTTAACGTACGAAAatccggggtgtaacaataactTTAAGGGCAAAGGGGCAAATATACCCTCAACTATGGGATATAGAGTAAATATACTCCTCGTTAAAAAAGTGGAGCAAATATACCCTCGCCGTTATAGAAAGGGTGCATATATATACCCTTTTGTTAATAGCCCTATATTtattgagataaaaaaaaaattctaaaactaaatttttttaattcaaaaatgccacgtggcatttaaaatatcacaataccttttttttttttttctttacttcccCCATCCCCGACCTGACTAAAATATAACCTAATCCCAGACCGATCAATATAAGAAAAGAGATTGACGAATTCTTCATCGTATTATGCAGAACAAGCGCAAAGCCAGAAAAATGTCTTGTCTTTACCCATCCCTAGGTTTACGAGTTTACCCATTTCTACTGGTTTCGAAAAACCTGAGGTAGGATTCACTTCACAGGTGCAAAACCAAGAACATGGCGTCCCAAACTCCACAACATATCTGAGGCTACAAGCTGAAACTAATTTGATGATTTGGCTTTGTGTATGAGATTCTGGACTAGGAGAATAACAATTCACTTCAACcagggaaaaaaaggaaaaaaaagttggctGAGATGGTAAATTTCCGTCATCAAATTAGAGCTAGCACGTCTAGCTATGCAGAATTAATCACATGTACAGCAAAtatgagaaaggaaaaaaaaaaaaaaaaggaacttgCATCGCTTAACTTCGTAATCATTTGGATGCCTTCTTTAATGGGAATTACTTTAGCCTTTGTTCGAAGCACCAAATTTTGTTTACTTGTTTGGATTCTAATAGACTTCCAACTTTGAATGAATTACTATGATTTGCGTTTGGAGAAATCAGTTgtacaattaattaaatttcgATTAATTTTGGAACTAGAGTTTTCAGGTTCTCTATTTGGGATTGTAAGTCATCTGGGTGATGACCGAATTGAAGATTATGGGATTAGGTTTTATTTTAGTCCGGTTGGGTCTGGGTCGGGTATGGGAAAGTGAAAAACGGGTATTGTGATATTTTAAGTGTCACGTGACATTTTTGGAATTAACAAATCAGTTTTAGAATTTTTTATCTCAATAAATATAGGTCTGTTAACAAAAGAGTATATATGCATCCTTTCTATAACGGCGAGGGTCGCATTGGCTACGTCCCTGCCCTTTGTACACACACTATAACGGTGAGAGTATATTTGCTTCACTTTTTTAACGAGAAGTATATTTGCTCCATATCCCATAGTTGAAGTGTATATTTGCCCCTTTGCCCTAACTTTAAATTACCCTAACGTTGAAGCTCCAATAAGTTTAAAGGAAGCAAAATTAGTCTAGTTGCATAGTACAAATGTAAATTCGACCTTTTTTCCTTTGGTTATTTAAAGATTTTTCCGTTAAAgttaaaaagttaaattatattaatttgatGTCTTCAGATAAAGTGAATACATGGAGGCGCGTTTGGACAATACCCCAGAAATTCTGCTCtcgcttttttcttttctgttcaTTTAGGCCGGTCCCATAAAACTTCTGTATGTTTACCAATTATTTTCGTTACAAGTAAACTGTTGGCTTAGCAGTtatgttgattgtagaagaAACAGAATGCAAGTCAATGTTAGTTTACCGTTCCTATGTCTGCTGGAGCATGGTTTAGTCACTAAAATATCACGCAAAACTTAGattcaaaattattttgcaTTGTAGATTCTTTTAGTGTCCAAATAAAGTGTCTCTATAGCCAAAGGTTCTGATAAATCTGGAAGTtcatagcttttttttttcatttctgttTTTTTGGGTGATAAATATGTCTTATCGATGGCACTATGATGCATATCACAACACCATTGCAGCAGTTATTTTCTGCTTCATATGAAACCCCTAGTTCCAGCGTCTATGTTGAATCCCACTTGCACTCCCCAAACCATAGTTCTTATGTTACTAGCTTGGTTTTTCAATGAGCTAAGTGGAATAATTTCCTGTCTGCTTTATGTGTTTCAGAGACAAGATTTATGCAAACTCCTCTATGTTGTTAATAATGTAATTCATCTTAATAGAATGATCAAACATAACAACATACATTAGAAACAACTAGCAAGTTGCATCTGTTTCTACCTTTATTGACTTTGGCAGGCAGAAAGTGGTGCACCTCCTACTGCATTTGCAGCTTTCCCTTCAGGTAAAACAGGTTTCTTACATCGAACTACTCTTTGGACCAGAGTTTtagaggaaagaaaagaaattctaGATAGAGATTAAGAGAACCTTGACCACAGCTGACTTCAGATTCTTGCTTTTCATTGTGCACTATTTGTGAATTTGGTGCTTCTGCTTCCCGTAGAACATATGCTGGTCATGTCCAGAATTAAACTTGAAAATCCAGTagtttctgtatatatatatgcacatcctcatgatatgtactccctccgccccaaaaagattgtcctcttttgacttggcacaacatttaagaaataaaggaagacttttgaaatgtgtggtccaaaacattCATTAgctatttgtgtggctgtaaatcatctcaaaaagttaaattatttctaaatatagaaaggtgacattcttttttggacagactaaaaaagaaaggagggcAATCTTTTGGGATAGAGGGCGTACTATATTATGTTAACCCGACTCACTTCTACTTGAGGAAGTGTAATGCAAGTATTGAAGTCATTGAGCACAGAATGTAGCAACTGAATAATTCAGAAAATTTGTCAAACATAAGAAGAAACAGAGAGTACTTAGCTTAACATCAAGAGTAACCAAGTGAATCTTAATATGAAGAGTAACCAAATGAATCACTTTTTTGGCAGAGAATTAAGATACTGGACAAAAACATGGCTTCATATAGAAAAAGACTGGTAGGCACAACATTAGCTATCTGTGTATACAGGATATCAAAAAACTGAATCTTCTTGTCGATACATCAATCCTCTTTCTCATATTCTATGAGTATGCGTCAAAAGCTTGGTTAATTCAGCTCTTATCTTCTTTAGCTGCACCACAACCTCTCTCATGTTTATCCTTTCTTCTGGAGATTCTTTCAAACATAGGAATGCCACATTTATGATCAAAACCAACAACTGCTTGATTTGACTtagattttcatcatttttaccTCTTGTATAGCCAATGTCACCAACAAGGTCTGCGTCCAGAATGTCCAGTACAGCATCAGGAAATGAGAGAGATACCCATTTATGCAAGCTTAAGTCTCCTCCAAACATGTCATCCGTAGGCTTCTTTCTTGTGAATGTCTCAAGCAACAAAACCCCAAAGCTATAGACATCACTGCTGGTGGAGATTTGTCCATCTAAGCCATATTCTGTTGCAATAAACTCCCAGTTAAAATGTGATAAATACATACCAGGAAGAAATAATTGGAAATTATTCTAACCACGATTCGTACAACAATAAACTGAATTTTTTGGGACTCAAAATGTGTAGTTAACCATGTTTTAGTACTAAATGTTGTGCACTGCCACTGTCATAAAAGTAGAAGTTTCTTGAATATGTGAATTTCCCATGCGAAATCTATTATGATAGAACAGATGAAAAACAAAGTTATGGTAGacataaagaaaaaaagtaacaaGCATAGGACACCTTCAGTTCAAGAAATTATCATACCTGGAGGCAATATAACCAATAGTTCCAAGAGTCTTGGTTTGAGCAATATTTCCTTCTTGTGCCAacatttttgaaattccaaaatCTGCCACATGAGCAGTCAGATCCTGATCGAGAAGCACGTTAGCCGGCTTTAGATCACAGTGCACAATAGGCACTGTACAATCATTATGAAGATACTCCATGGCCAGTGCTACGTCGATCGTTATATTGAGTCTTTCAACAAGACTCAAGCAATTTATATCGGAGTACAGTCTTTTATCTAAGCTTCCATTAGGCATGTACTCCAGCACCATCGCTGTGAAATCCCCATTTGAGCAAGTTGACACTATCTTGACCAAGTTCCTGTGTCTTACATTGCTCAAAATTTCACATTCTGAATCAAAATTTCTTAAAGCCCCTTGCCATTGCATATTGAAAACTTTGATTGCAAAGACAGTACCGCCAGAAAATGTACCTTGGTAGACTGAACCAGAACTTCCACTTCCCACTAGGTTGGACTGACTGAAATTTTCTGTAGCTTCGAGAAGCtcataataagtgattttctGATGTCCCATTCTAGGGAAGGAATCCGATCCATTGTTTCCAATCACATGTTTTTTCCTTGACCAAATCATCCATGTGAAAAACAACACGACCACTATCAGAAATGTTGCAGCAACAGGCATTGTTGTTTTAAGGATAAGGGACTTTTTCCTTGTTGTCGTGGTTCCTTGAGCTGGACACAAAGGAATATGTACGTCGGGTGCTCCACAAAGTTCCGGATTTCCCATCAAGAACCGGAAACTAAGATTTGAAAATACTCCTTTGTTTGGAACTTCTCCTTGCAAGTTGTTGAAGGAAACATTGAGATACTTGAGATCTCGCAATAGCTCCAGAGAATTGGGAATCATACCAGATAGAGAATTAGTAGCCAAATCCAAATACTCAAGAACTATTAGATTGCTAAATGTGTCCGGTATGGGACCTTGGAATGCATTTCTTGACATATCTAGTGAAACTAGATTTTGGAGGGACCCTATGTAATAGGGTATTTCACCAATAAACTTATTAAAAGAGATGTCCATGATGTTCATTGCTTTCAGGGCTCCCACATCAGAAGGTAAGAAACCATGCAGCAGGTTTCTGGATAAGttcaaatggtcaagtttaaTTAATCTCCAGAAAGTTGAAGGTAACTTTGAGTTGAAATTGTTAGCAGCTATTGACATTTCTCTTAATTCAGTCAGATTTCCAACACATGAGGGTATTGATCCTGACAGTCTGTTTTCTCCCAAGTCCAGTAGACCTAATCTTCCTATGCTACAGAGTTCAGCTGGAAATGGCCCTTCTAATTTGTTTCCAGTAAGATACAGCCTTTCCAGATTTTGCAAGCCAACAAACGAGGGGGGCACATTGCCGAAAAGGTTATTACTTTCTAATCCCAGGTAAAGCAAGCCACTTAAGTTTCCAAGGTTTGTTGGCATATGGCCTCTAATACCACAGTCTGCTGCAGCAAGAACCTTGATTTTGCTTGATAAATTTCCTATTGATTCTGGGAATATTCCGTTCAAAGGATTAGTTTGAAGAATCAGGTACACCAGATTCCTGCTGGTTACCAATGAATTCAGGAAGTCAAGTTTTGTGGCTCCAGGCATGTTTTCCAATAGATTATTTTGCAGA from Lycium ferocissimum isolate CSIRO_LF1 chromosome 2, AGI_CSIRO_Lferr_CH_V1, whole genome shotgun sequence includes:
- the LOC132047548 gene encoding LRR receptor-like serine/threonine-protein kinase EFR, with translation MNILIEFLALLVFFYPPCLGKNHANSSDYAALLAFKSSLRLGPHNILSTNWSSDTHFCSWYGVSCLNQRVVALQLPNLAIQGRIVSEIANLTQLAVLDLSNNGLNGNLPSELGFLQQLRLLNVTGNSLDGAIPPNISRCRLLQELHLSENMIKGSIPQELGLLSQLRFLRLNDNNLTGKIPSLLGNLSRMEYFYLHENVLEGEIPDEVGHLSNLRLLAFRGNNFTGSVPASIFNISRMQIVDLSINALSGELPGDLGNYLAILEHLYLDSNRITGKIPVSLSNASKITYLFFTENDLQGNIPSEVGKLHELMFFDFEYNRISGAIPSSLFNISSLEVLKARHNYLNGHLPHDLGTWLPNLPEIFLSHNQLSGDLPSAICNASKLENLEVANNTFTGPIPMMLGNLIDLITLNLQNNLLENMPGATKLDFLNSLVTSRNLVYLILQTNPLNGIFPESIGNLSSKIKVLAAADCGIRGHMPTNLGNLSGLLYLGLESNNLFGNVPPSFVGLQNLERLYLTGNKLEGPFPAELCSIGRLGLLDLGENRLSGSIPSCVGNLTELREMSIAANNFNSKLPSTFWRLIKLDHLNLSRNLLHGFLPSDVGALKAMNIMDISFNKFIGEIPYYIGSLQNLVSLDMSRNAFQGPIPDTFSNLIVLEYLDLATNSLSGMIPNSLELLRDLKYLNVSFNNLQGEVPNKGVFSNLSFRFLMGNPELCGAPDVHIPLCPAQGTTTTRKKSLILKTTMPVAATFLIVVVLFFTWMIWSRKKHVIGNNGSDSFPRMGHQKITYYELLEATENFSQSNLVGSGSSGSVYQGTFSGGTVFAIKVFNMQWQGALRNFDSECEILSNVRHRNLVKIVSTCSNGDFTAMVLEYMPNGSLDKRLYSDINCLSLVERLNITIDVALAMEYLHNDCTVPIVHCDLKPANVLLDQDLTAHVADFGISKMLAQEGNIAQTKTLGTIGYIASRFRMGNSHIQETSTFMTVAVHNI